A stretch of Myxococcus hansupus DNA encodes these proteins:
- a CDS encoding outer membrane beta-barrel protein: MLLLIVPAAAAQGAASDKKGTGSGIAVGVRGSYGVPIGDFYEGFSMDERISGVFAPQVDMGYFVNANVYLGLYGQFGIARLQPDVCPTGVDCGGRVLRFGVDVSYHFFSDSSVRPWLGAGIGYEFTRLDASVEGTHQGSGNYKGLEFAHVDFGMDFKVHAHVWVGPFLTATAGQFSRASLTAGPWEVPVDIESKSPHFWLQPGLRLQVRL, encoded by the coding sequence ATGCTCTTGCTGATTGTTCCCGCTGCCGCAGCCCAGGGGGCTGCGTCCGACAAGAAGGGCACCGGCTCCGGGATTGCCGTGGGGGTTCGCGGCAGCTACGGCGTTCCTATCGGTGACTTCTACGAGGGCTTCTCCATGGACGAGCGGATCAGCGGCGTCTTCGCGCCACAAGTCGACATGGGCTACTTCGTCAATGCGAACGTCTATCTGGGGCTCTACGGCCAGTTTGGAATCGCGCGGCTCCAACCAGACGTCTGTCCCACGGGGGTGGATTGCGGAGGCCGGGTGCTGCGGTTCGGCGTGGACGTCAGCTACCACTTCTTTTCGGATTCATCGGTGCGGCCCTGGCTCGGAGCGGGCATTGGCTATGAGTTCACCCGGCTCGACGCCTCCGTGGAGGGGACCCACCAGGGCTCCGGCAACTACAAGGGGCTGGAGTTTGCTCACGTCGACTTCGGGATGGACTTCAAGGTCCATGCGCATGTCTGGGTGGGCCCCTTCCTCACCGCCACGGCGGGGCAGTTCTCCCGCGCCTCGTTGACAGCGGGACCCTGGGAGGTCCCCGTGGACATCGAATCCAAGTCACCTCACTTCTGGCTCCAGCCGGGCCTGCGTCTGCAGGTCCGGCTGTAG